The Petrotoga miotherma DSM 10691 sequence GTTGGGATAGTTACTATATGTTCGGAAGGTACACCATATTCAACAAGCGTCTCTTTTATATTGTCTGTAGGAGCGATTATTTTATCCGTTTTTAAACACCAATTTTTTATGATTTTTTGAACAAATTCTGGTTGCGGTCTAACTATCGATGGTAGGTAGTGCAAATAATAATCATACATGGTATGGTGTGTCGCTACGTGTTTTAACTTCAACATACGTGAAACAACCCTTGCAAGTATTCCCATAGAAAAAGGATCGTGAGAATGTATTATATCCAAGTTTAACTCTTTGATTTTAAAAATTTCTGGAGAAAACGGTAGTGCAATCCTCTGCTCTTTCTCAAAGAGGAACTTAACAGCTGGAAATTCAAAGATTTTATCATCGTTCCTTTTATAATCAAATTTATATTTTGGAACAAATAGATATACATTGTGTCCCCTTTTTTCCATTTCATCCTTATAGAGTTTTATAGCGGTAGCAACTCCATTTTTTTGCGGTAAATAAGTATCGGAAAACATTCCTATATTCAATTGCATTTCCCCCTTATAAAATTCCTATATGTATTTATTATAACAAAAATTCGCTATTTTTTGAGGTTGAGTTTTTAAAGATGATATAATAATAAATGAACTGTTATACTTTGAAGAGGTGTTTTTTATGAAAATAAAAGTACTTAACCCTGAAGTAGTAATGAAAATAGCGGCTGGAGAGGTTGTATCTGGGCCAAGCTCAGTAGTTAAAGAATTGGTAGAAAATTCTTTAGATGCCCAAGCAGATAACATCACCGTTGAAATACTTGATGGTGGTAAGTCGTTAATCAAAGTCGATGATAACGGCATTGGGATGGCAGAAAATGAATTAGAATTATCTATTCTTCCTCATACCACAAGCAAAATTTTCTCCATTGAGGATCTTTATCAACTAAAAACATTTGGTTTTAGAGGTGAGGCACTTTCTTCAATTTCAAGGGTTTCTAGAATGAAAATGACCTCCAAACCATCTGAATCAGAAGTTGGAACAATGTTGGAAATATTAGGTGGAAAAATAATAGAAAAAAAGAGAGTTAATTCATCAAATGGAACGAAAATAGAGATTATGGATCTTTTTTTCAACATTCCCGCACGCCGAAAATTTCTTAAAAGTGATTCTGCAGAAGGAAGATACGTTACAGAGATTATAGAAAAGTTTGCTTTTACGAACAACATTAACTTAACATATATCAGAGAAAACAAAGAAATCTACAAATTTTCTTCTGATATGGATCTAATTACAAAATGTTTAAAAATATATCCCGAGTTAAAAAAAGACGATCTCATAGAAATTGAACACAACGATTCAGTGTACAAAATATCTGGAGTTATTTCACAACCAAAAGTTGGAAGAAATAATAGAACCGCCCAACACTTTTTTGTAAACAACAGGTATATTAAGGCGGCCTCACTCTACTCCGTTTTGGAAAAAGGTTACGGTGAGATGCTAGAAAAATCAATTCATCCTTATGGAATAATATTCATAGAAATATCACCAGATATGGTTGATGTAAACGTTCACCCTCAAAAATTGGAAGTAAAATTCACGGACGAACAAAAGATAGCTTCTTTACTTAAAAAAGTTGTAAGAGAGGCTCTTAAGAAAAACACTCACTTTACGATGGAATTTATAAGTAGTAGCGATACAATTGATGCGAATAAAAAAACTTCTTCGTTTTCTGTTCAAAATTTATACAGCAAGAACGAAGACTCACAAAAAGTTAATTTTTCACAAAACACTCCAAAAACAGATTATTTTGAACATACAGACGAATTTTTTAATAACTCTGAAATAGAAGATCTTCAAGAAGAACATAATCATTTTGATAATAATTATAAACTTTATGAACCATCAAAAACCTTTGATTTTAAAGGTTTTGAATATCAAAAGAATCAGACGTTTACACCTGTTGAGAAAATTAATTCTTTT is a genomic window containing:
- the mutL gene encoding DNA mismatch repair endonuclease MutL — encoded protein: MKIKVLNPEVVMKIAAGEVVSGPSSVVKELVENSLDAQADNITVEILDGGKSLIKVDDNGIGMAENELELSILPHTTSKIFSIEDLYQLKTFGFRGEALSSISRVSRMKMTSKPSESEVGTMLEILGGKIIEKKRVNSSNGTKIEIMDLFFNIPARRKFLKSDSAEGRYVTEIIEKFAFTNNINLTYIRENKEIYKFSSDMDLITKCLKIYPELKKDDLIEIEHNDSVYKISGVISQPKVGRNNRTAQHFFVNNRYIKAASLYSVLEKGYGEMLEKSIHPYGIIFIEISPDMVDVNVHPQKLEVKFTDEQKIASLLKKVVREALKKNTHFTMEFISSSDTIDANKKTSSFSVQNLYSKNEDSQKVNFSQNTPKTDYFEHTDEFFNNSEIEDLQEEHNHFDNNYKLYEPSKTFDFKGFEYQKNQTFTPVEKINSFEKLRILGIVAERYLVVEGEDKLLLVDFHAAHERYIYEILKENLYEKGGLTSDLLLTPLKISLDEVRRGIILDNKDHLEKLGIKLEEVEREIIVKGLPSLVKIDDAERLIFEIADDLRISNFDQQSNILDKNLATMACRAAVKTKDNPTGMETLLKTIFEKKLLTCPHGRPIMIQITFKTLDKYFGRI